Genomic segment of Bicyclus anynana chromosome 7, ilBicAnyn1.1, whole genome shotgun sequence:
CAACGCCAAAgattatgggaatgacatttgatatCGACAGCGTAAAGAACACCTTTCTAGTTGTAACAATCGTAGGTCAGtttgaagtttattttgttgCGGCCCATAGTTACAAAATGCTTTCGCGAAACCAATTTTTAGTATCAATCATACTTCAATATTTATCGATAGTGTAGTGAGGTCTCCATCGATCATTAGGTTATTTTACAACAATGAAATTAAGCAACAAAACGTAGTCATCCTATCAAATTATATgtgaaaaatgttaatttccaactattttcatctaaaatatcaatatttatagcaaattgctcgaaaataaaatataatatatttcacgtCCATTGCAACTGGTTTTCGCGAAACGAAAAATGTCCATGACATATTTCACGGTCCGTTTGGACGATATGATTGGAATATCGCATGTCAAAATTTCGCAATTGAGctacaggtcacgtgattaagatttgtcattcccatacatttttctagttttcgaaggaTAGCgaacgtagaaagagaatcgacgtgctacttggctagcgTATCTGGTTTCAAGTTACGAGTATTAATTTACTATCTGACCGCAACGACATAATCTATTGATATCTACACAATATTATCAAAGTACTCAAACTACTTCAAAGTACTTCAATGTATTCAAAACTGTTTAATTGATATGTGTGTAttcattatagcttggcaagttcgttgatgacactcagaccatgcgggcgacggggggaaggactgcgcgggtatgaagtcgtgcgcgagGGGCAGATGctggaagtgaggtgcatcattcGTGGGTGTTGCTGTCATCGCTACCAGCCACCCGACCCCGCGGatcatgttttgttttttttttctttacaagttagcccttgactactcactcacctggtggtaagtgatgatgcaggttaagatggaagcggggtaaccgGTCTGGCTGGTCtggctaccgacaaagacgtaccgccaagcgatttagcgtgtagAAAGCGATaggagtatggatttcatcttactcctaacaagttagcccgcttccctcttagattgcatcgtcacttaccatcaggtgagattgtaatcaagggataagttgtaaagaataaaaaaaaaaacatcaggcttaattgtagtcaagcgctagcctatattgcattaaaaaaagACATATCTTAAGAGTAAGAGAAGTGAGAAATTTTTCAAGTGTACCTTTAAACTGTTCCTGTTCTTGCATAGTTTGTACGGAACACCTCAGTCGGCTGACCGTCAGCTGCACCACATCGTTGAGCCCGTCTTCGCTTGCCGTATACAGTAATGTCACCTCGAGCTGGCCCTTCTTGTTTTCTCTCTGTAAAGATGAAGGTTAATTTTTACTACCCTTAATTGGCCACAACCTGACAAAGTAAGTATTTAATCTTAATGTATGTATAAACGCGAAAgatcactcatcacgaaatctcgaaaactgcttgacttacaaagttgaaatttggtagggaggtagtttccGGTTAGAACGGATTTGCGATAAAGCCGGATTAAGGATTCCTAAGGGCCgacgaaatcgcaggcgtccgctagttttctatataaatcatcatcaatatcagtctATTGTATTTTCTGTGTCAACCGCTGCCAAATAATgtcagccgataaaactgattgtgtgttgacagctgataaaactgattgtgtgttggtgGCGATGTGCTTGACGTCATGTCtattgcgaccaacacacgatcagttttatcggacgtcaagccgttagtgctgcaggcatgtgagcttacttgaacgTCAGTGGCTgaacaataattttgaattgaatggTTGGTTGATTTATATCaaccatttatattataagtaaaagcgttttgtttatttatattacaggCTAACATAcatctttctttattttcatttcatttcattaccaTAGTAGTACATTACAATTTTGTAATTGTCATTACACGTCATGTATTATGACTATACGTAAAAATTTACGATATACACACACAACTCATATTAGACGTGATAATTTTATGATGTAGCTAATTGCTCTAAGAATGTTCaaatcctaataaaaaatgatGCGTCAAGGCCAACGAACCGTTGCGTCAGAATTAATGATagggtacctactacctactgtATCTGGGAGCGGACGAGGCCAAACCTATTCTATTGTCGGATCTCACTCATATAACAAGAAGCAAGAATATAATGCTGCCTTCACACGCTCGCCGTACAGAGCTTAACGCTACCTATACAGAATTTAACCTACAACGGTTTCGGCTCGCAAACCCGATCGAGAACCGTTGTCCTATTTTCGCAGAATCGGATAAAATAGAACACGCACTGGTTATTTGGCCGGATTTAAACCAAAGAGTAGGGTTAAATTCCTGCCCATTGCACTATTTCCGTGCCCACTTGTAGAAGTGGCTGTGAAGCGGATAAAAGAAAATTGGATCTTAGATAAATTCGTGAAAAGTAGCGGATGTAATTAGAGACACATGAGGCTTAACAACTATGCTTTTGGTTAATGGGCTTAGGTCAGCACAACGTATGCCCTGCGAAATGTTgctttattatacattttaaacaaCCTTCACCCAttggtgaaggtcgtttctaatgcAGATcttagacaaaattaaaaaatttaatggatAAAAGTGTTTAATATCTAACAAATTAAGAAcgttaaaaatatgtaagtacagCGAgtacaaactattattaatgatagttaataatggttaataatagtttggccaggagtttttaCGCAACCCACTcgcattttttttaacgtacttaatttgatataaaacacttttcatccattaaacagatgggtgaaggtcgtttctaattcggattttCCAATAATAACACCAACAGGGTAAATCGCGACGGTTattgaaataaagaatttttatcGTAACGtcatattgtttaaataacaatatttcatgacctcaaaaacaaaaaaaaaatcactgacACTTGACGTTGTGGCACATGTTTTGAATCGTACACCGAGTTATACAAATTACCCAACAACTAGGCATCCAGCTTGTTTTGTCAATCAGGACTATCAAAAAACACTGTTGTGTATGACGCCAGCATAATAGTCAACTAGTCGGATGACTCATGTCGcaacattgtttaaaaaataattattttaaagaaatgaCGTTACAGCACCGTTAcgataacttaatttaattgaaataaaaaaattagatcaacgcaataacgaaaaaaaattactgcAGCTCTATGTAGTGGCACATGTTTTGAATCGTAGTATGTACACCGAGTTCAAATTACCCTGCAACTGGGCCATCGGCTTGTTTTGTCaattagggcaaccaaaaaacaCTGTCGTGTATGAGACCAACAACAAGCAACCTGTGTAGCAACCCTAATTTAAACATCGTTTTAAAAAAACAGTCATTTTAAAGAAATGATGTTACAGCATCGTTAcgataacttaatttaattgaaataagtaaattaGATGATCGCAATAACGAAAAAAATGAACACCACCCTATGTAATGGCACAGGTTTTGGATCGTAGTTCGACACCGAGATATTCAAATTACCCAACAACTGGGCCACTAGCTTATTTTGTCAATTAAGACTATCAAAAAAACACTGTTGTGTATGACGCCAGCATAAAAGTCAACCAGTCGGATGACTCATGTCGCAACCTTTATTTAAGCATCTCCTATTACGACTCACTATGTTAGACTATGTTAGATAAATGTATAAACATTATGTAATGTTTGCTTAGAGAATTTCTTTTAACATGCTAAGGTCAACTTATCTAGCTCCCAAATTACAGAGATTTTAGCAATTGTGTATTTAGGAGTCGTTGTTTATCCAAAATTCGGTGATGGttcttagggttcatttacacgagtagCACGTTGACAACGGCAGCTGGctactgctaccgacgactgcagttgactgcagtcgacggcagtcgtcggtagcagttgcagctcgtgtaaatgaacccttatcTTGTATAGAAgtaaatgtaggtacttacttaacaTTTAAAGCAAAATATAGTGTGAGTTTAagctgtttttaaccgactttaaaaaaaggaggaggttctcaattcgagtctatgttttttttataaagtggAATGGCAatcctgcaccggaaagcgctgtgttggtcgacccctcaacAGGTGACAGTGGTATGCACCTTACGCTTACGCTTACCCTTACGAcgttactaactaatattagaggagaaattttcaatttagtacAACTATTACGCATAGTGCCTACTCTAGTAAaaatccttgtgcacgccactgccggATGGACCGTagacatcaagcggtttgctGGGAGCTACAGGATGCTGGTGACTCGAAAACGTGATGGTtagaagtccatacaagagtcctatgtccagcagcggacgtccatcggctgttaatgatggtgatgataatatgAGTGTGGTACCTACGTACCGAACATTAACGAGAGACTAAATATAAGTAGaactttttattttcagtttattatatttattttaattaatacaaactaCGCAAGCAAATACAAGAttacgataaaaatatttttataccagTGCTGGTGACATCATTGAAAAGCAGTTTACACCGTTTCCGAGAAACCGTTAAAAGTTAACGactgaaaattattaatgttaatattataacttaCTTCCTTCTAGAACATTTACTTAAGTCTGATGGTTATTATTACTCGAATATCCATAAacacattattattatccataatTACGaagatacaaattattttaattgaaattaagtaGACGGATTTTCACCAAAGtaaccgatatagctcaacgagtcgcgaacctgaagtggcaatggacggggcacatggTTCAAAAAGCTGTTGGACGTTGGAGtcctggaatagcgaccccgcactagaaagcgcagtattggtcgaccccttaccaggtggactgacgacatcaagcgagtcgcagggattcgctgtatgCAGGCCGCAATGGTGATTGTAggccgtgatgtttggaagttccaacaaaaggcctatatcttgcagtggacgtccatcggctaatatgataatgatgagacgAATTTTAAGGCCAGTTCTATGATCAGTTATATGCTCATAGTCAAggttatagaaaatattattctaCCACCATTCGCTGCATCAGGTGTGAGGTAGACCATCTACCATTGGTCCgtcaatcttaatatataaatgcatcacgaaatctcgaaaaccgctttacattcaaagatgaaatttggcagggaggtagtttttagTAAGTAGGTGTCCGCtaatccgctaagaacggattttactaGAGTACCGAATTAACGAAGTCTAAGTTCGGACGTAGTCACGCGTCCGCTATTACTTAAGTTTATAAAGGAACATTAATTGCCTTGTTAGGATTTTCATggcttaaaaaaacataattcttTTACTTACCcgcgaatcggaggcagataaTCCACTTGCGATAGCATTAATGGGCCTCCAAATATCCGGAGTGCCAATCAGACCATTCTTGAGATCGTTTTGAAATAACTTCGAATCGAAATTCCACGTCGCCGCTCCAACGGTCCTTCGCTTTTCTAAAATTGATTTCTGAGCGACGGTTTCGGTCTTCGTTGATTTGAAACTGCTAAATGTTTTTTCAAACAAACCACCTTTCTTTTGGTCGTCGTTCGCTAATTTCGAAGTCTTCGAGTCTAAAGATTTAGCACTTTTCCTCCTGTCCACCTCTTGTTTAGGAGGCTCGAGTATAGCATAAATTGTTAGAGATACAAAATGTCCAGCCACTAAGCTTTGCAGATCAACTTTTTCTGAACTTTTCTTTATTTCCTTCTGGCGTAATTGGAACTTGAAGTCTTCGTTCCAAACTGGCCATGAGCTTTCTTGTAATGTTGTTTCGAATTTACTCTCACCGGGAAAGAGTTTTACCTGAAATCATGTGTCAATTAGGTACCTTGTATTGCTAAGCATAGTTACATCTTAATGTAGgtgatagatatttttaataactttggaAGACTTGGTTAGGTAAGTACTCGTGTAGGTACTTACCATATCATTTTAATCTAAGTATCTCAGTTACTATGTTATTTtacagacttccaaaaaggaggaggttctatgtatGTTTTTGGTACCTAAGTAGCGTTACCCACAGTTGGGGATAAtttctaatataattttttatacttacctacctacgtatTATTTTCTATACGTATACCTAATACATGTAATGTACCAATCTGAACTAAGTTAAAAGTTCCTAATTTCGTTTGGTAGTCAACATGCTATGTAAAGAGTTTGAAAAGATTATTCGCGGAACGATAAgatcattgtttttataatatttaacacaacgtacctaccagtggcgaaggatggaattacAAGTATATATCTAGATCCAGTACAACAAttaatatgcatggatttttaaaggtaacccggcgggaatcggcttgcatgaactcttcgctgGTATCTACCCAGTTCTAAATTAGGAAgttcaaaataattgagtcgTTGCGACTGACCGTGTTGTAGTCGTAAGGACTTCAACCTTCTCAGCAAACGCCCAAATTTATAGTAgtaaatatttgtatgaaagtAATTGTAGGCCTtcgtgtcgcagtggtatgcgcgacgGATTTACAACGCAATTAATGGtcttaggttcgatccccggctgtgccaattaagattttcttaattggtccagatctgactggtaggcttcggccgtggctagtttactaccctaccgacaaagacgtactgccaagcgatttagcgtttcagtttgatgtagtgtagaaactgaaaggagtgtggattttcatcctactccttacaagttagcccggttccatcttagattacatcatcactaactatcaggtgagattgtagtcgagggccaacttgtatgaaataaaaaaaatactgagcGATAAGTACTTAATGGGACACGAACATGGCGAACGCATGGCATGGTTGGACGTCTCTCAAGAGATTCGGACCTTAACTTGGAGGACCTTTGTTCCTCTATTAGTCCAATGGGATTGTAGGCTCACGTAGTAGAACGTACCTTCTTCTACCTAGGTACTTAGTACGAACAGACAGTGTAAAAGTGAGACTCATATTCGTACAAATGTCCACAAACGCTGATAAGCGATAGATAAGACCACTGACAGTGAATAGGGCTATCGATaacaaaaagcaataaaaattatctatacttaggaatacgtaaaaacaaaaatagaatttaaaaatcggtccgcaaatgacggaaatatcactgaacatacatgaaaaaaaaaacatgcatacagccgaacgtaaaacctccttctttttggaagtcggtaaaCAATAAGCAAATATTcgataacctaacctaacctaaccactaATAAAATTACAGGATTGGGAATAGGTACCTGTTAGCATATAATTTGGCAGTTACTTATACTACTGCTATTCAGAttacctaggtacctacctaggttGGTTTTAAAgacgtaaattttaaaaatactaaacataCCTCctccttgacggcctccgtggcgcagtggtatgcgcggtggatttacaaaacggaggacctgggttcgatccccggctgggcagattgagattttcttaatatgtccaggtctggctggtgggaggctagttaccaccctaccggcaaagacgtaccgccaagcgatttagcgttccggtacgatgccgtgtagaaaccgaaaggggtgtggattttcatcctactccttactcattcatcacttaccatcaggtgagattgtagtcaagggctaacttgtatagaataaaaaaaaaacatacaaaagacAATTACTGTGCCCTTGGTTTTACTCGCGTAACATTTTCGGCCATACATATATaacctactaaaattataaaacagcCTGCCACAATTTTTAATGGGCTATTCAACACTTAAAATTTTCCAATTAGGACCTGAGATTGGTAAATACCTATTTAGTACTCAGTTGTTTCTGaggtcaaacaaacaaacttcttcATCTtgataatattacctactataaGCATTAGCATAGACCttcaattgatttttaaatgtctaaaatacttaattaaaacaatcaTGCAATATGATGATAAACCTTTATTGGTATTTACTGGTAATTTACACGCAACcgttctaattaaaataaataaataattaagtagacgggaaaaataaatttaag
This window contains:
- the LOC112047293 gene encoding uncharacterized protein LOC112047293; this encodes MAFSLNKLKNVLNVNKSSQLAGSGSLEPEIGFKLSLHPVSKNLFVTVIGARHLPSLFGLSRAHGYLVKVKLFPGESKFETTLQESSWPVWNEDFKFQLRQKEIKKSSEKVDLQSLVAGHFVSLTIYAILEPPKQEVDRRKSAKSLDSKTSKLANDDQKKGGLFEKTFSSFKSTKTETVAQKSILEKRRTVGAATWNFDSKLFQNDLKNGLIGTPDIWRPINAIASGLSASDSRRENKKGQLEVTLLYTASEDGLNDVVQLTVSRLRCSVQTMQEQEQFKAPLYLKATILEANKAECYWKSDRFVPTISARWDPKSATVKLTVFKASLNKVSIYISLGCKTKMAKKEILGKASIDEKSPYADSWNECLRQPGIPKTFWVNFV